One part of the Apus apus isolate bApuApu2 chromosome 23, bApuApu2.pri.cur, whole genome shotgun sequence genome encodes these proteins:
- the TBC1D22B gene encoding TBC1 domain family member 22B isoform X1 codes for MAAESGRQFWKRSAKLPGSIQPVYGAQHPPLDPRLTKNFIKDRSKANALPMKSKKASSFHEFARNTSDAWDIGDDEDEDFTSSSSSLQTLNSKVAKATAAQVLENHSKLRAKPERTQSALSDVPTNCKVIKSSSEAQLSRTSEEACVRTPLQKQQSLPLRPVIPLVARISDQNASGAPPMTVREKTRLEKFRQLLSSHNTDLDELRKCSWPGVPREVRPVTWRLLSGYLPANTERRKLTLQRKREEYFGFIQQYYDSRNEEHHQDTYRQIHIDIPRTNPLIPLFQQPLVQEIFERILFIWAIRHPASGYVQGINDLVTPFFVVFLSEYVEEDVENFDVTNLSQDVLGSIEADSFWCMSKLLDGIQDNYTFAQPGIQKKVKALEELVSRIDEQVHNHFRKYEVEYLQFAFRWMNNLLMRELPLRCTIRLWDTYQSEPEGFSHFHLYVCAAFLIKWRKEILDEEDFQGLLMLLQNLPTIHWGNEEIGLLLAEAYRLKYMFADAPNHYRR; via the exons ATGGCGGCCGAGAGCGGTAGGCAGTTTTGGAAGCGGAGCGCCAAGCTGCCGGGCAG CATCCAACCTGTCTATGGAGCACAGCATCCTCCCCTGGATCCCAGGCTCACCAAAAA CTTCATCAAGGACCGCTCCAAGGCCAACGCGCTGCCTATGAAAAGCAAGAAGGCCTCCAGCTTTCACGAGTTTGCCCGTAACACCAGTGATGCCTGGGACATTGGCGATGATGAAGATGAGGActtcacctcctcctcttcctctttgcaAACTCTGAACTCTAAAGTGGCCAAGGCCACGGCAGCTCAGGTTCTGGAGAACCACAGCAAGCTGCGGGCGAAACCTGAGCGGACCCAGTCGGCTCTCAGCGACGTGCCCACCAACTgcaaggtcatcaagtccagcaGTGaggcccagctctccaggacCTCTG AGGAGGCCTGTGTGAGGACCCCCCTTCAGAAGCAGCAGTCCCTCCCCCTCCGGCCCGTCATTCCTCTCGTCGCCCGAATCTCTGACCAAAACGCCTCGGGTGCTCCCCCCATGACAGTCAGGGAGAAAACCCGCCTGGAGAAGTTTCGGCAGCTCCTTTCCAGCCACAACACAGACCTGG ATGAGCTGAGGAAGTGCAGCTGGCCTGGTGTGCCCAGAGAGGTCCGGCCCGTCACCTGGCGCCTCCTCTCA ggttATCTCCCTGCAAACACGGAGCGGCGGAAGCTGACCCTGCAGCGCAAGAGGGAGGAATACTTTGGCTTCATCCAGCAGTACTACGATTCCCGGAACGAGGAGCACCACCAGGACACCTACCGGCAG ATCCACATTGACATTCCAAGGACCAACCCACTCATCCCCCTCTTCCAGCAGCCACTTGTCCAGGAG ATCTTTGAAAGGATCCTGTTTATCTGGGCCATTCGCCACCCGGCCAGTGGCTACGTACAGGGAATCAACGACCTGGTCACACCCTTCTTTGTTGTGTTCCTCTCTGAGTATGTTG AGGAAGACGTGGAGAACTTTGACGTGACCAACCTGTCCCAGGATGTTCTGGGGAGCATTGAAGCTGACAGCTTCTGGTGCATGAGCAAGCTGCTGGATGGGATACAG GATAACTACACCTTTGCACAGCCAGGCATCCAGAAGAAAGTCAAagccctggaggagctggtCAGCCGGATTGATG AGCAGGTACATAATCACTTTAGGAAGTATGAGGTGGAATACCTGCAGTTTGCCTTTCGCTGGATGAACAACCTGCTGATGAGGGAGCTGCCCCTTCGCTGCACCATCCGCCTCTGGGACACCTACCAG TCGGAGCCAGAAGGATTCTCCCATTTCCACCTCTATGTCTGTGCAGCCTTCCTGATCAAGTGGCGGAAGGAGATCCTAGATGAGGAAGACTTCCAA gGCCTTCTGATGTTGTTACAAAACCTGCCCACGATACACTGGGGCAATGAAGAGATTGGACTCCTGCTGGCAGAAGCCTACAGACTCAAGTACATGTTTGCAGATGCCCCCAACCATTACCGCCGATAG
- the TBC1D22B gene encoding TBC1 domain family member 22B isoform X2 — translation MAAESGRQFWKRSAKLPGSIQPVYGAQHPPLDPRLTKNFIKDRSKANALPMKSKKASSFHEFARNTSDAWDIGDDEDEDFTSSSSSLQTLNSKVAKATAAQVLENHSKLRAKPERTQSALSDVPTNCKVIKSSSEAQLSRTSEEACVRTPLQKQQSLPLRPVIPLVARISDQNASGAPPMTVREKTRLEKFRQLLSSHNTDLDELRKCSWPGVPREVRPVTWRLLSGYLPANTERRKLTLQRKREEYFGFIQQYYDSRNEEHHQDTYRQIHIDIPRTNPLIPLFQQPLVQEIFERILFIWAIRHPASGYVQGINDLVTPFFVVFLSEYVEEDVENFDVTNLSQDVLGSIEADSFWCMSKLLDGIQDNYTFAQPGIQKKVKALEELVSRIDVGARRILPFPPLCLCSLPDQVAEGDPR, via the exons ATGGCGGCCGAGAGCGGTAGGCAGTTTTGGAAGCGGAGCGCCAAGCTGCCGGGCAG CATCCAACCTGTCTATGGAGCACAGCATCCTCCCCTGGATCCCAGGCTCACCAAAAA CTTCATCAAGGACCGCTCCAAGGCCAACGCGCTGCCTATGAAAAGCAAGAAGGCCTCCAGCTTTCACGAGTTTGCCCGTAACACCAGTGATGCCTGGGACATTGGCGATGATGAAGATGAGGActtcacctcctcctcttcctctttgcaAACTCTGAACTCTAAAGTGGCCAAGGCCACGGCAGCTCAGGTTCTGGAGAACCACAGCAAGCTGCGGGCGAAACCTGAGCGGACCCAGTCGGCTCTCAGCGACGTGCCCACCAACTgcaaggtcatcaagtccagcaGTGaggcccagctctccaggacCTCTG AGGAGGCCTGTGTGAGGACCCCCCTTCAGAAGCAGCAGTCCCTCCCCCTCCGGCCCGTCATTCCTCTCGTCGCCCGAATCTCTGACCAAAACGCCTCGGGTGCTCCCCCCATGACAGTCAGGGAGAAAACCCGCCTGGAGAAGTTTCGGCAGCTCCTTTCCAGCCACAACACAGACCTGG ATGAGCTGAGGAAGTGCAGCTGGCCTGGTGTGCCCAGAGAGGTCCGGCCCGTCACCTGGCGCCTCCTCTCA ggttATCTCCCTGCAAACACGGAGCGGCGGAAGCTGACCCTGCAGCGCAAGAGGGAGGAATACTTTGGCTTCATCCAGCAGTACTACGATTCCCGGAACGAGGAGCACCACCAGGACACCTACCGGCAG ATCCACATTGACATTCCAAGGACCAACCCACTCATCCCCCTCTTCCAGCAGCCACTTGTCCAGGAG ATCTTTGAAAGGATCCTGTTTATCTGGGCCATTCGCCACCCGGCCAGTGGCTACGTACAGGGAATCAACGACCTGGTCACACCCTTCTTTGTTGTGTTCCTCTCTGAGTATGTTG AGGAAGACGTGGAGAACTTTGACGTGACCAACCTGTCCCAGGATGTTCTGGGGAGCATTGAAGCTGACAGCTTCTGGTGCATGAGCAAGCTGCTGGATGGGATACAG GATAACTACACCTTTGCACAGCCAGGCATCCAGAAGAAAGTCAAagccctggaggagctggtCAGCCGGATTGATG TCGGAGCCAGAAGGATTCTCCCATTTCCACCTCTATGTCTGTGCAGCCTTCCTGATCAAGTGGCGGAAGGAGATCCTAGATGA